Proteins co-encoded in one Flavobacterium sp. M31R6 genomic window:
- a CDS encoding EamA family transporter, whose product MKKYKYYFAAFLAFFIWGFFSLALKPISSYPSLDILFYRVFFSVLTMTVINLVFRKKNIRKNWNDFSVMPLKKKRSIVILTLLGGMILASNWFIFIYVVNHVSVKAGSLAYLICPILTTVFAFFLLHEKLSKWQWSAVFISVISCVLLSLNHFQDIFYSLVVAATYALYLVSQRKNSELDKFLLLNIQLLFIALLILPFYPKYSGAIPTEPLFYMCLFCIVVFFTIVPLFLNLYALKGINSSTVGILMYINPIINFTLAIFYFKEQVTLLQMFSYSLILISIIVFNKNVIFGKKHKFKVTAEGSKSI is encoded by the coding sequence ATGAAAAAATACAAATACTATTTCGCCGCTTTTTTAGCATTTTTCATATGGGGCTTTTTCAGTCTGGCACTAAAACCCATATCGAGTTATCCTTCTTTGGATATTTTATTCTACCGTGTGTTTTTCAGCGTACTGACGATGACGGTAATAAATCTTGTTTTTAGAAAAAAGAATATTCGTAAAAACTGGAATGATTTCTCAGTAATGCCTTTAAAAAAGAAAAGAAGTATAGTTATTTTGACTCTTTTGGGAGGTATGATTCTAGCATCCAATTGGTTTATTTTCATTTATGTTGTCAATCATGTGAGTGTGAAAGCGGGTTCACTTGCTTACTTAATCTGTCCAATTTTGACAACAGTTTTTGCTTTCTTTTTACTTCACGAAAAACTGAGTAAATGGCAATGGTCAGCGGTTTTTATAAGTGTTATAAGCTGTGTTTTATTGTCTCTAAATCACTTTCAGGACATTTTTTATAGTTTGGTCGTGGCAGCAACTTATGCATTGTATTTGGTCAGCCAGCGCAAGAATAGTGAACTTGATAAGTTTCTTCTTTTGAATATACAGTTACTTTTTATTGCATTGCTAATTTTGCCCTTTTATCCAAAATACAGTGGTGCAATCCCAACAGAACCTTTATTTTATATGTGCCTATTCTGCATTGTTGTATTTTTTACAATTGTTCCGCTTTTTTTAAATTTGTATGCTTTAAAAGGTATCAACTCATCGACTGTGGGCATCCTGATGTACATCAATCCAATAATCAATTTTACCTTAGCTATTTTTTACTTTAAAGAACAAGTTACTTTGCTTCAAATGTTTTCTTATTCTCTAATTTTGATTTCAATCATTGTTTTCAATAAGAACGTAATTTTTGGCAAAAAACACAAATTCAAAGTAACTGCTGAGGGTTCAAAATCTATATAA